One stretch of Falco naumanni isolate bFalNau1 chromosome 7, bFalNau1.pat, whole genome shotgun sequence DNA includes these proteins:
- the LOC121091054 gene encoding mesoderm posterior protein 2-like has translation MPPCPPRGRQPGSGGRRGGGAEPGRCGGPGGPRQSASEREKLRMRRLAQALLRLRHYLPPALAPAGQTLTKIETLRLAIRYIAHLSALLGLSEEVLARRRGAAPRHCPLCPQGLGCCQPPAPRLHTPAPALRDASPPGTVGWGSPAAVGTPLELHGAPGMEPGPWGSPPCGPAAGTPPEVLGVPEVGMEAWGLPPYIPATGTPPELHRTPGSISGSWSSALCSLGAVTPLEPPWRCSTATGTGTASSCCLEPAAPHQPPGTGLTDTGHPGTPAHGSQLPAHCQRCRGGNYAEGRGVGTAAPRAGRRAGAQQESSHTAVRRRVRSDGVGKAPRAT, from the exons ATGCCCCCATGTCCCCCGCGGGGCCGGCAGCCGGGGTCTGGGGGCCGGCGGGGTGGTGGGGCTGAGCCAGGGCGgtgcggggggccggggggcccGCGGCAGAGCGCCAGCGAGCGGGAGAAGCTGCGGATGCGCCGGCTGGCACAGGCGCTGCTGCGGCTGCGGCACTACCTGCCACCCGCGCTGGCACCCGCCGGGCAGACCCTCACCAAGATCGAGACCCTGCGCCTCGCCATCCGCTACATCGCCCACctctcagccctgctggggCTCAGCGAGGAGGTGCTGGCCCGGCGGCGaggggcagccccccggcactgccccctctgcccccagggcctggggtgctgccagcccccagccccccgcctgCACACACCAGCCCCGGCCCTGCGGGATGCTTCGCCCCCCGGCACTGTGGGCTGGGGGTCACCTGCCGCGGTGGGGACCCCCCTGGAGCTGCACGGGGCTCCCGGCATGGAGCCAGGGCCCTGGGGGTCACCTCCCTGTGGCCCTGCTGCGGGGACCCCCCCTGAGGTGCTTGGAGTTCCCGAGGTGGGGATGGAGGCCTGGGGGTTGCCCCCCTACATCCCTGCAACAGGGACCCCCCCGGAGCTGCACAGGACCCCTGGCTCCATCTCAGGGTCCTGGTCATCAGCGCTTTGCAGCCTTGGAGCGGTGACCCCCCTGGAGCCACCCTGGCGATGCTCCACAGCCACAGGCACTGGGACggcttcctcctgctgcttggagcctgcagccccccaccagcctcccGGGACAGGACTGACGGACACAGGGCACCCTGGGACCCCCGCGCatggctcccagctgcctgcgCACTGCCAG AGATGTCGTGGGGGAAACTACGCAGAGGGTCGGGGCGTGGGCACGGCAGCCCCCCGTGCAGGGCGCAGGGCTGGCGCCCAGCAGGAGAGCTCACACACAGCCGTCAGACGGAGGGTCCGGAGCGATGGCGTCGGCAAAGCCCCCAGAGCCACTTAG